From one Rhopalosiphum padi isolate XX-2018 chromosome 2, ASM2088224v1, whole genome shotgun sequence genomic stretch:
- the LOC132922485 gene encoding epidermal growth factor receptor isoform X1: MNAVFPSVFLRRLWRCRLLLVAVLVFHAATATAAGVEKTSEFVKGKICIGTNGRLSVPSNRDHHYRNLRDRYTNCTYVDGNLELTWLQDEHLDLSFLQHIREVTGYVLITHVDVNKIVLPRLQIIRGRTQFKLAVKEEEFSLLVMLSKMNNLELPALRDILAGNVGMIDNYNLCHMRTINWDEIITGPGAKWMYMYNFSNSERECPPCDKSCTGGCWGEGPHNCQKFSKINCSPQCYQGRCFGPKPRDCCHLFCAGGCTGPKQSDCLACRNFYDDGVCTQECPAMQRYNSITYSWETNPNGKYAYGATCVKNCPEHLLKDNGACVRSCPPKKKAVNGECVLCDGPCPKTCEGVATIHDSNIEGFKDCTVIEGSLTILDQTFKGFQQVFANFSFGQRIKAMNPDRLEVFSTLKEVTGYINIQGSHEDFKNLSYFRNLEVIGGRTVTEYFASLYIVKTSLTSLGLRSLKKIHSGSVAILENKRLCYAQTIDWESIKKSSEHPKLLQNNKNESLCILENEICDPECSKQGCWGPGPHQCLSCRNFQYDNRCLPNCSHVPGLYEAGDKTCAACHPECDGGCHGPGPEHCTSCRNLLDGIHCVSQCPLNKYSANQSRPSECLPCHLNCVGGCGGPDNTIGPNGCRSCHKAVLNADASVERCLHKNETCPNGYYYEWVGPLEQGGAALRALAGKAVCRKCHPRCLRCTGFGFHDQVCQRCAGYKRGDHCADDCPIEYYATTNKLPNGEIERECMPCDILCRGCYGPHASQCQACRHFKIFEPSGNPSDNHTAFNCSGPICPSFAPYKVYTKDDPDPYCSADDVRMASKLSDSEQIPLILSAVVVFTFLVMVLLMILVWHWRRRARAKETAVKMTMVLTGMEDNEPLRPSNVKPNTAKLRIVKEVDLRIGAELGNGAFGVVYKGVWVVEGENIKIPVAIKKLHKKDDTCGYENTSKEFLDEAYIMASVEHDNLVKLLAVCMTSEMMLVTQLMPLGCLLKYVRNNNDKIGSKTFLKWCTQIAKGMAYLEEKRLVHRDLAARNVLVQNTNCVKITDFGLAKLLDVDQLEYTADGGKMPVKWLAPECLKYRVFTHKSDVWAFGITVWELLTYGKQPYETVDKKEVLGLLEKGERLPQPPICTIDVYMVMVKCWLIEKDSRPSFEELADEFAKMAIDPGRYLVIPGDRYMRLPSYSSQDENEILSNLATEGADMSIMEADEYCMNPKMGNSMPGPSRLGSSSTAGADMLGSMHGRHNWDRELRKFGDIHRLDCDTSDDLSNGSKAQVGTLKLDLPLDEDDYLMPSPANDEIDNKRRHAPANYIDLIGHQHAEAEYANGSLPRPPGLTKNYQPDFLPVQVSSVDNPEYHLTGGEPSAAAPSTVSGDGSGSVEASCEPQSPAPTPNGRSLEDESDHEYYNDFDRLQRELQPLRRNETTV; this comes from the exons ATGAATGCGGTTTTCCCGTCCGTTTTTCTCCGGCGACTATGGCGGTGCAGGCTGTTGCTAGTTGCCGTCCTGGTGTTCCACGCGGCCACGGCAACAGCGGCCGGCGTCGAGAAAACGTCCGAATTCGTCAAAGGAAAAA TATGTATTGGTACCAACGGTCGTCTGTCCGTGCCATCAAATCGGGACCACCATTACCGGAACCTAAGAGACCGTTACACCAATTGCACTTATGTGGATGGCAATCTGGAATTGACGTGGTTACAGGACGAACACTTGGATCTGAGTTTTTTACAACACATACGAGAAGTTACCGGATACGTTCTGATCACTCATGTGGACGTCAACAAAATTGTGTTGCCTCGGCTGCAAATCATTCGAGGCCGAACTCAATTCAAATTGGCCGTCAAGGAAGAAGAATTTTCATTACTGGTCATGTTATCAAAAATGAACAATCTCGAATTGCCAGCTCTCAGAG ACATATTGGCTGGCAATGTGGGCATGATCGATAACTATAATCTGTGCCATATGCGCACCATTAACTGGGATGAGATCATCACTGGGCCGGGGGCCAAGTGGATGTACATGTATAATTTCTCGAACTCTGAACGAGAATGCCCACCTTGTGACAAGTCGTGTACGGGCGGTTGTTGGGGTGAAGGTCCGCACAATTGTCAAAAGTTCTCAAAGATCAACTGCAGTCCCCAATGTTACCAGGGCCGATGTTTTGGACCGAAACCTAGAGACTGCTGTCATTTGTTTTGTGCCGGTGGTTGTACAGGACCAAAGCAGAGTGATTGTCtc gcaTGTCGAAATTTTTACGATGATGGTGTATGCACTCAAGAATGTCCGGCGATGCAACGTTATAATTCCATAACTTACTCCTGGGAAACAAATCCAAATGGGAAGTATGCTTATGGCGCAACTTGCGTAAAAAACTGCCCAGAACATTTGCTTAAAGACAACGGAGCGTGTGTGCGAAGTTGTCCACCAAAGAAAAAA GCTGTTAATGGTGAATGTGTGTTGTGTGACGGCCCATGCCCGAAAACTTGTGAAGGCGTAGCCACAATCCATGATAGCAACATTGAGGGTTTTAAAGACTGTACCGTAATCGAAGGTTCATTAACTATCTTAGACCAAACATTCAAAGGTTTCCAACAAGTTTTTGCAAACTTTAGTTTCGGCCAACGTATCAAAGCTATGAATCCTGATCGTTTAGAAGTATTTAGCACATTAAAAGAAGTAACAGGCTACATAAACATCCAAGGATCAcatgaagattttaaaaatctgtCATACTTTAG GAATTTGGAAGTAATCGGTGGTCGTACTGTTACCGAATACTTTGCATCATTGTATATTGTAAAGACTTCATTAACTTCATTGGGTTTGCGTTCATTAAAGAAAATTCATTCTGGGAGCGTTgcaatattagaaaataaaagacTGTGTTACGCCCAAACTATAGACTGGGAATCGATAAAAAAATCTTCAGAACATCCAAAGCTCttgcaaaataacaaaaatgaatcTCTTTGca ttttagaaaatgAAATATGTGACCCGGAGTGTTCAAAACAAGGTTGCTGGGGCCCAGGACCGCATCAGTGTTTGTCTTGTAGGAACTTTCAGTACGACAATCGGTGTCTACCGAACTGTAGTCATGTACCTGG GCTATACGAGGCTGGTGACAAGACCTGTGCAGCATGTCATCCAGAATGTGACGGTGGTTGTCACGGACCCGGTCCTGAACACTGTACATCATGCCGCAATCTCCTCGACGGTATTCACTGTGTATCTCAGTGTCCACTAAATAAATACAGTGCTAACCAGTCCAGACCTAGTGAGTGTTTGCCCTGCCATTTGAACTGTGTTGGAGGTTGCGGTGGACCAGACAATACAATTGGACCTAATGGTTGCCGATCTTGTCACAAAGCTGTTCTCAATGCTGATGCTTCAGTT gagAGATGTCTACACAAGAATGAAACCTGTCCAAATGGTTACTATTACGAATGGGTTGGACCGTTGGAGCAAGGTGGTGCTGCTTTGCGTGCGTTGGCCGGCAAAGCTGTATGCAGAAAATGTCATCCACGGTGTTTGAGGTGCACAGGTTTTGGGTTCCATGATCAGGTCTGCCAACGTTGCGCGGGCTACAAACGTGGAGATCACTGCGCAGACGATTGTCCAATCGAGTATTATGCCACTACTAACAAGTTGCCGAATGGAGAAATAGAACGAGAATGCATGCCATGTGATATTCTATGTAGAGGATGTTATGGGCCACATGCATCTCAGTGCCAAGCGTGTagacatttcaaaatatttgag ccCAGCGGCAATCCTTCAGATAACCATACAGCGTTCAACTGCTCTGGTCCTATTTGCCCGTCTTTTGCTCCATACAAAGTCTACACCAAGGACGATCCAGATCCATATTGTTCAGCTGACGACGTTAGAATGGCTTCTAAACT TAGTGATTCGGAGCAAATACCGTTGATCCTGAGCGCGGTTGTAGTGTTTACGTTTTTGGTGATGGTATTACTCATGATTCTTGTATGGCACTGGCGAAGACGCGCACGAGCCAAAGAAACGGCAGTGAAAATGACAATGGTGCTTACGGGTATGGAGGATAATGAACCACTAAGGCCTTCAAATGTTAAACCCAATACAGCCAAATTAAGGATAGTCAAAGAAGTAGATCTAAGAATTGGCGCCGAACTTGGAAATGGAGCTTTTGGAGTTGTGTACAAG GGCGTCTGGGTTGTTGAAGGCGAGAACATTAAAATACCTGTGGCAATCAAAAAGCTACACAAAAAAGATGATACGTGTGGTTACGAGAATACCAGTAAAGAATTCTTGGATGAAGCTTACATAATGGCTAGTGTCGAGCACGACAATCTAGTTAAGCTGTTGGCCGTATGTATGACTTCTGAAATGATGTTGGTTACTCAGCTCATGCCACTCGGGTGTCTGTTGAAGTACGTACGAAACAACAACGATAAGATTGGTTCAAAAACATTCCTAAAATGGTGCACACAAATAGCCAAag GCATGGCGTATTTGGAAGAAAAACGACTAGTGCATAGAGATCTGGCAGCCCGAAATGTGCTTGTGCAGAACACCAACTGCGTGAAGATCACCGATTTCGGTTTAGCCAAACTCTTGGATGTTGACCAGCTAGAGTACACTGCCGATGGTGGTAAGATGCCTGTCAAATGGCTAGCGCCGGAATGCCTTAAGTACAGGGTGTTCACGCATAAAAGCGATGTATGGGCGTTTG GTATTACCGTATGGGAATTGTTGACTTACGGCAAACAACCATATGAAACAGTAGACAAGAAAGAAGTTTTAGGTTTACTGGAGAAAGGCGAACGATTACCGCAACCTCCTATTTGTACTATTGATGTTTACATGGTAATGGTTAAATGTTGGCTAATAGAAAAAGATAGTCGGCCTAGTTTCGAAGAACTTGCTGACGAATTCGCCAAAATGGCAATCGATCCGGGTAGATACCTGGTCATACCGGGTGATCGTTACATGAGGTTGCCGTCATACTCCTCGCAG GATGAAAATGAGATACTATCGAACCTGGCGACAGAAGGTGCAGATATGAGTATAATGGAAGCCGATGAGTACTGCATGAACCCAAAAATGGGCAACAGCATGCCGGGACCGTCGAGGCTGGGATCGAGTAGTACGGCGGGTGCCGACATGCTAGGATCTATGCACGGCAGACATAACTGGGATCGCGAGCTCAGAAAATTCGGTGACATACATCGACTAG attgTGATACTTCCGACGATCTCAGTAATGGAAGCAAGGCACAAGTGGGCACGTTGAAATTAGACTTGCCCTTGGACGAGGACGATTACCTAATGCCGTCCCCAGCCAATGACGAAATCGACAATAAACGTCGGCACGCGCCTGCCAACTATATCGATTTGATTGGTCACCAACACGCTGAAG CAGAATACGCAAACGGTAGCCTACCAAGACCTCCTGGTCTGACCAAAAACTACCAACCAGACTTCTTGCCAGTCCAGGTGAGCAGTGTGGACAACCCGGAGTACCATTTGACCGGTGGCGAACCTTCTGCCGCCGCACCATCTACAGTCTCCGGTGACGGTAGCGGTTCTGTTGAGGCATCCTGCGAACCGCAGTCACCCGCGCCCACCCCTAACGGTCGTAGTCTGGAGGACGAGTCTGACCACGAGTACTACAACGACTTTGATCGGCTGCAAAGAGAGCTTCAGCCGCTCAGACGAAACGAAACAACCGTTTGA
- the LOC132922485 gene encoding epidermal growth factor receptor isoform X3, whose amino-acid sequence MNAVFPSVFLRRLWRCRLLLVAVLVFHAATATAAGVEKTSEFVKGKICIGTNGRLSVPSNRDHHYRNLRDRYTNCTYVDGNLELTWLQDEHLDLSFLQHIREVTGYVLITHVDVNKIVLPRLQIIRGRTQFKLAVKEEEFSLLVMLSKMNNLELPALRDILAGNVGMIDNYNLCHMRTINWDEIITGPGAKWMYMYNFSNSERECPPCDKSCTGGCWGEGPHNCQKFSKINCSPQCYQGRCFGPKPRDCCHLFCAGGCTGPKQSDCLACRNFYDDGVCTQECPAMQRYNSITYSWETNPNGKYAYGATCVKNCPEHLLKDNGACVRSCPPKKKAVNGECVLCDGPCPKTCEGVATIHDSNIEGFKDCTVIEGSLTILDQTFKGFQQVFANFSFGQRIKAMNPDRLEVFSTLKEVTGYINIQGSHEDFKNLSYFRNLEVIGGRTVTEYFASLYIVKTSLTSLGLRSLKKIHSGSVAILENKRLCYAQTIDWESIKKSSEHPKLLQNNKNESLCILENEICDPECSKQGCWGPGPHQCLSCRNFQYDNRCLPNCSHVPGLYEAGDKTCAACHPECDGGCHGPGPEHCTSCRNLLDGIHCVSQCPLNKYSANQSRPSECLPCHLNCVGGCGGPDNTIGPNGCRSCHKAVLNADASVERCLHKNETCPNGYYYEWVGPLEQGGAALRALAGKAVCRKCHPRCLRCTGFGFHDQVCQRCAGYKRGDHCADDCPIEYYATTNKLPNGEIERECMPCDILCRGCYGPHASQCQACRHFKIFEPSGNPSDNHTAFNCSGPICPSFAPYKVYTKDDPDPYCSADDVRMASKLSDSEQIPLILSAVVVFTFLVMVLLMILVWHWRRRARAKETAVKMTMVLTGMEDNEPLRPSNVKPNTAKLRIVKEVDLRIGAELGNGAFGVVYKGVWVVEGENIKIPVAIKKLHKKDDTCGYENTSKEFLDEAYIMASVEHDNLVKLLAVCMTSEMMLVTQLMPLGCLLKYVRNNNDKIGSKTFLKWCTQIAKGMAYLEEKRLVHRDLAARNVLVQNTNCVKITDFGLAKLLDVDQLEYTADGGKMPVKWLAPECLKYRVFTHKSDVWAFGITVWELLTYGKQPYETVDKKEVLGLLEKGERLPQPPICTIDVYMVMVKCWLIEKDSRPSFEELADEFAKMAIDPGRYLVIPGDRYMRLPSYSSQDENEILSNLATEGADMSIMEADEYCMNPKMGNSMPGPSRLGSSSTAGADMLGSMHGRHNWDRELRKFGDIHRLDCDTSDDLSNGSKAQVGTLKLDLPLDEDDYLMPSPANDEIDNKRRHAPANYIDLIGHQHAEEYANGSLPRPPGLTKNYQPDFLPVQVSSVDNPEYHLTGGEPSAAAPSTVSGDGSGSVEASCEPQSPAPTPNGRSLEDESDHEYYNDFDRLQRELQPLRRNETTV is encoded by the exons ATGAATGCGGTTTTCCCGTCCGTTTTTCTCCGGCGACTATGGCGGTGCAGGCTGTTGCTAGTTGCCGTCCTGGTGTTCCACGCGGCCACGGCAACAGCGGCCGGCGTCGAGAAAACGTCCGAATTCGTCAAAGGAAAAA TATGTATTGGTACCAACGGTCGTCTGTCCGTGCCATCAAATCGGGACCACCATTACCGGAACCTAAGAGACCGTTACACCAATTGCACTTATGTGGATGGCAATCTGGAATTGACGTGGTTACAGGACGAACACTTGGATCTGAGTTTTTTACAACACATACGAGAAGTTACCGGATACGTTCTGATCACTCATGTGGACGTCAACAAAATTGTGTTGCCTCGGCTGCAAATCATTCGAGGCCGAACTCAATTCAAATTGGCCGTCAAGGAAGAAGAATTTTCATTACTGGTCATGTTATCAAAAATGAACAATCTCGAATTGCCAGCTCTCAGAG ACATATTGGCTGGCAATGTGGGCATGATCGATAACTATAATCTGTGCCATATGCGCACCATTAACTGGGATGAGATCATCACTGGGCCGGGGGCCAAGTGGATGTACATGTATAATTTCTCGAACTCTGAACGAGAATGCCCACCTTGTGACAAGTCGTGTACGGGCGGTTGTTGGGGTGAAGGTCCGCACAATTGTCAAAAGTTCTCAAAGATCAACTGCAGTCCCCAATGTTACCAGGGCCGATGTTTTGGACCGAAACCTAGAGACTGCTGTCATTTGTTTTGTGCCGGTGGTTGTACAGGACCAAAGCAGAGTGATTGTCtc gcaTGTCGAAATTTTTACGATGATGGTGTATGCACTCAAGAATGTCCGGCGATGCAACGTTATAATTCCATAACTTACTCCTGGGAAACAAATCCAAATGGGAAGTATGCTTATGGCGCAACTTGCGTAAAAAACTGCCCAGAACATTTGCTTAAAGACAACGGAGCGTGTGTGCGAAGTTGTCCACCAAAGAAAAAA GCTGTTAATGGTGAATGTGTGTTGTGTGACGGCCCATGCCCGAAAACTTGTGAAGGCGTAGCCACAATCCATGATAGCAACATTGAGGGTTTTAAAGACTGTACCGTAATCGAAGGTTCATTAACTATCTTAGACCAAACATTCAAAGGTTTCCAACAAGTTTTTGCAAACTTTAGTTTCGGCCAACGTATCAAAGCTATGAATCCTGATCGTTTAGAAGTATTTAGCACATTAAAAGAAGTAACAGGCTACATAAACATCCAAGGATCAcatgaagattttaaaaatctgtCATACTTTAG GAATTTGGAAGTAATCGGTGGTCGTACTGTTACCGAATACTTTGCATCATTGTATATTGTAAAGACTTCATTAACTTCATTGGGTTTGCGTTCATTAAAGAAAATTCATTCTGGGAGCGTTgcaatattagaaaataaaagacTGTGTTACGCCCAAACTATAGACTGGGAATCGATAAAAAAATCTTCAGAACATCCAAAGCTCttgcaaaataacaaaaatgaatcTCTTTGca ttttagaaaatgAAATATGTGACCCGGAGTGTTCAAAACAAGGTTGCTGGGGCCCAGGACCGCATCAGTGTTTGTCTTGTAGGAACTTTCAGTACGACAATCGGTGTCTACCGAACTGTAGTCATGTACCTGG GCTATACGAGGCTGGTGACAAGACCTGTGCAGCATGTCATCCAGAATGTGACGGTGGTTGTCACGGACCCGGTCCTGAACACTGTACATCATGCCGCAATCTCCTCGACGGTATTCACTGTGTATCTCAGTGTCCACTAAATAAATACAGTGCTAACCAGTCCAGACCTAGTGAGTGTTTGCCCTGCCATTTGAACTGTGTTGGAGGTTGCGGTGGACCAGACAATACAATTGGACCTAATGGTTGCCGATCTTGTCACAAAGCTGTTCTCAATGCTGATGCTTCAGTT gagAGATGTCTACACAAGAATGAAACCTGTCCAAATGGTTACTATTACGAATGGGTTGGACCGTTGGAGCAAGGTGGTGCTGCTTTGCGTGCGTTGGCCGGCAAAGCTGTATGCAGAAAATGTCATCCACGGTGTTTGAGGTGCACAGGTTTTGGGTTCCATGATCAGGTCTGCCAACGTTGCGCGGGCTACAAACGTGGAGATCACTGCGCAGACGATTGTCCAATCGAGTATTATGCCACTACTAACAAGTTGCCGAATGGAGAAATAGAACGAGAATGCATGCCATGTGATATTCTATGTAGAGGATGTTATGGGCCACATGCATCTCAGTGCCAAGCGTGTagacatttcaaaatatttgag ccCAGCGGCAATCCTTCAGATAACCATACAGCGTTCAACTGCTCTGGTCCTATTTGCCCGTCTTTTGCTCCATACAAAGTCTACACCAAGGACGATCCAGATCCATATTGTTCAGCTGACGACGTTAGAATGGCTTCTAAACT TAGTGATTCGGAGCAAATACCGTTGATCCTGAGCGCGGTTGTAGTGTTTACGTTTTTGGTGATGGTATTACTCATGATTCTTGTATGGCACTGGCGAAGACGCGCACGAGCCAAAGAAACGGCAGTGAAAATGACAATGGTGCTTACGGGTATGGAGGATAATGAACCACTAAGGCCTTCAAATGTTAAACCCAATACAGCCAAATTAAGGATAGTCAAAGAAGTAGATCTAAGAATTGGCGCCGAACTTGGAAATGGAGCTTTTGGAGTTGTGTACAAG GGCGTCTGGGTTGTTGAAGGCGAGAACATTAAAATACCTGTGGCAATCAAAAAGCTACACAAAAAAGATGATACGTGTGGTTACGAGAATACCAGTAAAGAATTCTTGGATGAAGCTTACATAATGGCTAGTGTCGAGCACGACAATCTAGTTAAGCTGTTGGCCGTATGTATGACTTCTGAAATGATGTTGGTTACTCAGCTCATGCCACTCGGGTGTCTGTTGAAGTACGTACGAAACAACAACGATAAGATTGGTTCAAAAACATTCCTAAAATGGTGCACACAAATAGCCAAag GCATGGCGTATTTGGAAGAAAAACGACTAGTGCATAGAGATCTGGCAGCCCGAAATGTGCTTGTGCAGAACACCAACTGCGTGAAGATCACCGATTTCGGTTTAGCCAAACTCTTGGATGTTGACCAGCTAGAGTACACTGCCGATGGTGGTAAGATGCCTGTCAAATGGCTAGCGCCGGAATGCCTTAAGTACAGGGTGTTCACGCATAAAAGCGATGTATGGGCGTTTG GTATTACCGTATGGGAATTGTTGACTTACGGCAAACAACCATATGAAACAGTAGACAAGAAAGAAGTTTTAGGTTTACTGGAGAAAGGCGAACGATTACCGCAACCTCCTATTTGTACTATTGATGTTTACATGGTAATGGTTAAATGTTGGCTAATAGAAAAAGATAGTCGGCCTAGTTTCGAAGAACTTGCTGACGAATTCGCCAAAATGGCAATCGATCCGGGTAGATACCTGGTCATACCGGGTGATCGTTACATGAGGTTGCCGTCATACTCCTCGCAG GATGAAAATGAGATACTATCGAACCTGGCGACAGAAGGTGCAGATATGAGTATAATGGAAGCCGATGAGTACTGCATGAACCCAAAAATGGGCAACAGCATGCCGGGACCGTCGAGGCTGGGATCGAGTAGTACGGCGGGTGCCGACATGCTAGGATCTATGCACGGCAGACATAACTGGGATCGCGAGCTCAGAAAATTCGGTGACATACATCGACTAG attgTGATACTTCCGACGATCTCAGTAATGGAAGCAAGGCACAAGTGGGCACGTTGAAATTAGACTTGCCCTTGGACGAGGACGATTACCTAATGCCGTCCCCAGCCAATGACGAAATCGACAATAAACGTCGGCACGCGCCTGCCAACTATATCGATTTGATTGGTCACCAACACGCTGAAG AATACGCAAACGGTAGCCTACCAAGACCTCCTGGTCTGACCAAAAACTACCAACCAGACTTCTTGCCAGTCCAGGTGAGCAGTGTGGACAACCCGGAGTACCATTTGACCGGTGGCGAACCTTCTGCCGCCGCACCATCTACAGTCTCCGGTGACGGTAGCGGTTCTGTTGAGGCATCCTGCGAACCGCAGTCACCCGCGCCCACCCCTAACGGTCGTAGTCTGGAGGACGAGTCTGACCACGAGTACTACAACGACTTTGATCGGCTGCAAAGAGAGCTTCAGCCGCTCAGACGAAACGAAACAACCGTTTGA